From the genome of Pelobacter propionicus DSM 2379, one region includes:
- a CDS encoding HD domain-containing protein has protein sequence MKDQEHNSDIERLEEISWLWAAKEIYLSKISFLWRETEDDAEKARNIVRPTFKHAEISRFYDEFVSKPIVKGSRRTVILKLLMLLDTDGDCPSVIGKGKEAYKHEAEKEIGDELYQFLSRVPLWKHSLLVARKYVAKFQHDVLLPDALIVSLGHDIGKIPRYYGKIYKSGDHAALSTNILNGVPEYAALPNRTDLNKIIMSHHLLVTGNPLADHLKAADGEARTIEGEGLIAWLDARDGVSSVLTGIDPSGATSEEEPSAPAPESPIKAEDKMKPAKENHDPLTIPGPENVPEEKNTPCKIPAATKTASAPEAPPQPLVPNVYANESGGSPTKGKHICKEMALPEWWDMERLLSGIHKSVDMMISNNNTGKTTWMAVSDNSTGLVWVDERLVWENLKKLAANRDTKLLLADANTADRRDYIYTAIQELGRKQKVMTSLMGNGYYQVAVNVITGGGRNITMFLIPFHPLESFGETLAAMSSRKGEAIQRMVSKIVPKQFEVKQCANV, from the coding sequence TTGAAAGATCAAGAGCATAACAGCGACATTGAGCGCCTCGAAGAAATCAGTTGGTTGTGGGCCGCCAAAGAGATCTACCTGTCAAAAATATCGTTTCTGTGGCGTGAAACGGAAGATGATGCGGAAAAAGCCAGGAACATTGTTCGGCCGACATTCAAGCATGCTGAAATCAGCAGATTTTATGACGAATTTGTTTCTAAACCGATCGTGAAGGGGAGCCGCCGTACAGTCATTTTAAAACTCTTGATGCTCCTCGACACCGATGGTGATTGCCCGTCAGTCATTGGCAAAGGCAAGGAGGCATACAAGCATGAGGCCGAAAAAGAAATTGGCGATGAGCTTTACCAGTTCCTCTCGCGGGTTCCTCTGTGGAAACATTCTCTCCTTGTTGCCCGGAAGTACGTCGCCAAATTCCAGCATGATGTACTACTGCCTGACGCCTTAATTGTCTCACTTGGACACGATATCGGGAAGATCCCACGGTATTACGGGAAAATCTATAAGTCCGGTGATCATGCCGCCCTGTCGACCAACATACTTAATGGGGTACCGGAATATGCGGCCTTGCCCAACCGGACCGACTTGAACAAGATCATCATGAGTCACCACTTGCTCGTTACCGGGAACCCTCTTGCTGACCATCTCAAGGCTGCAGACGGTGAGGCCCGGACAATAGAAGGGGAAGGATTGATCGCGTGGCTTGATGCAAGAGATGGCGTCTCAAGCGTACTCACCGGAATCGACCCATCCGGAGCAACAAGTGAAGAGGAACCCTCGGCGCCGGCACCAGAGTCTCCAATCAAAGCTGAAGATAAGATGAAACCAGCGAAGGAGAATCATGACCCTCTCACCATCCCTGGTCCAGAAAATGTTCCTGAGGAAAAGAACACCCCATGTAAGATTCCTGCTGCCACAAAAACTGCCTCGGCACCAGAAGCTCCTCCTCAACCATTAGTGCCAAATGTGTATGCGAACGAGAGTGGAGGCAGTCCGACAAAGGGGAAACACATCTGCAAAGAAATGGCATTGCCGGAGTGGTGGGATATGGAAAGACTACTGTCCGGCATCCATAAATCAGTCGATATGATGATCTCCAATAATAACACAGGGAAAACGACTTGGATGGCTGTGTCAGACAACTCCACAGGGTTGGTGTGGGTTGATGAAAGACTGGTTTGGGAAAACCTAAAAAAACTGGCGGCCAACAGAGACACAAAACTACTGCTCGCGGATGCAAACACAGCAGACCGACGCGATTACATCTATACGGCTATCCAGGAGCTCGGTCGCAAGCAAAAAGTCATGACCAGTCTTATGGGAAATGGTTACTACCAAGTCGCCGTCAACGTAATCACTGGTGGTGGCAGGAATATCACTATGTTCCTGATCCCGTTTCACCCCCTGGAATCGTTTGGCGAAACCCTAGCCGCAATGTCTAGCCGCAAAGGAGAGGCGATACAGAGGATGGTGAGCAAAATCGTCCCGAAACAGTTTGAGGTAAAGCAATGCGCAAACGTCTAG
- a CDS encoding conjugal transfer protein TraF produces the protein MRKRLVLTAILLLATTNTCFGSYFEDSGKGWWWYDREPPKQDEEKKEEKPADSPKKGRKYKSLKGITEEKMWNMDPQDLGELWDDMRARAFRKPTESNVRDFWRVNEVTRKKAYAFTSASDFTWQRNPELTTKGDYPISTPGRSAQVAMSEAEKRQTLANNQHNYALVMFSKPGCRYCSEQEGILRWFTQSTGWTVKTVDISQNPSMASRFGVTITPTIILIQKGNQDFFPVTAGVASADEITERTYKAVRYLNKETTPEQFDLYDYQRGGGYDVGKKRR, from the coding sequence ATGCGCAAACGTCTAGTTCTGACTGCAATCCTGTTGTTGGCCACCACGAATACGTGCTTTGGCAGCTACTTCGAGGATTCAGGTAAGGGGTGGTGGTGGTATGACCGGGAACCACCAAAGCAGGATGAGGAGAAGAAAGAAGAAAAGCCGGCAGACTCCCCAAAGAAGGGGCGCAAATATAAGTCGCTCAAAGGGATTACAGAAGAAAAAATGTGGAATATGGATCCACAAGACTTAGGCGAACTCTGGGATGATATGCGTGCCCGGGCATTCCGAAAACCGACTGAATCGAACGTTCGAGACTTTTGGAGAGTCAATGAAGTCACGCGGAAGAAAGCGTATGCTTTCACATCGGCAAGTGATTTTACCTGGCAGCGCAACCCTGAACTGACGACGAAGGGCGATTATCCGATATCAACGCCCGGGCGAAGCGCCCAAGTGGCGATGAGTGAAGCAGAGAAACGACAGACCTTGGCCAACAATCAACATAATTACGCGCTAGTGATGTTCTCAAAACCCGGTTGCCGATATTGCAGCGAACAGGAAGGAATCCTCAGGTGGTTCACTCAGAGTACCGGATGGACCGTGAAAACCGTGGATATTTCACAAAATCCAAGTATGGCGTCGAGATTTGGTGTCACGATAACACCGACAATCATCCTGATCCAGAAAGGGAACCAGGATTTCTTTCCAGTCACTGCAGGCGTGGCATCTGCAGACGAAATAACTGAGCGTACATACAAGGCCGTCCGGTATCTCAACAAGGAGACCACTCCGGAGCAGTTTGACCTCTACGACTATCAGCGTGGAGGAGGTTACGACGTCGGGAAAAAAAGGCGCTGA
- a CDS encoding conjugal transfer protein TraH, which translates to MKVQKTTIRRAAVCVALMLLTLPTIARSGWVDDWITSKQSASPSSFQGATRGYYTGGSFQAHWKDSNDYLMTVSTPHIKSGCGGIDTFMGGFAFMDVDYLVQKLQRIMSAAPAAAFDIALKAVSPQISGTLKELGAWADALNNLQLDDCKASKALVATIASPASNLLGEKMQSELSSAQSDFWTSSGMGDLYTKVTGLFKSEQKDVASGNASTAPTIQATAQGSIAGCPQEIVDLYGQGSFLDNIAAKKNLPTAYVELIRGFVGDVEIIPPATTGSTFVARVVDSCDDNASPVAFLMGHTSSKASPTASCQQITDTNRSLVTYSVNMLTSIITKMKTKVAYSLAEQDFLGSMPPGVYNYLRAAASTKMESATVAELANIASNALAYYMLSDLFIKIQQLPDAVAHINSSSVGAKSGADPATCQLSLLNPTKAQFEVVLERIHQKMLEIKENYTAVMAESNTIGDLQRRMQAADETVYAELKGRFTKGIADHLARR; encoded by the coding sequence GTGAAAGTCCAGAAAACCACGATACGGAGAGCAGCTGTATGTGTCGCACTCATGTTGCTTACCCTTCCAACAATCGCACGATCAGGGTGGGTGGATGACTGGATAACCAGTAAGCAGAGCGCGAGCCCTTCGTCGTTTCAAGGAGCAACTCGCGGTTATTATACCGGTGGCTCATTCCAAGCTCACTGGAAAGACAGCAACGACTATCTCATGACCGTCTCGACTCCGCATATCAAGTCGGGGTGTGGTGGGATTGATACATTCATGGGTGGTTTTGCGTTTATGGACGTTGACTACCTTGTGCAAAAGTTACAGCGGATAATGTCCGCAGCTCCGGCCGCAGCCTTCGACATTGCACTAAAGGCAGTTTCGCCACAGATCTCCGGGACACTGAAAGAGCTGGGGGCATGGGCTGACGCTCTCAATAATTTGCAGTTGGATGATTGCAAGGCGTCTAAAGCGCTTGTTGCAACAATAGCCTCCCCCGCCTCAAACCTACTGGGTGAAAAAATGCAGTCCGAGCTCAGTTCTGCACAATCAGATTTCTGGACTTCCAGCGGTATGGGTGACCTGTATACGAAGGTCACAGGTCTGTTTAAGTCCGAACAGAAAGACGTTGCTTCTGGCAATGCCAGCACGGCACCTACCATTCAGGCAACAGCACAAGGCTCAATCGCTGGCTGCCCCCAGGAGATAGTTGACCTCTATGGCCAGGGCAGTTTCCTGGACAACATTGCTGCAAAGAAAAATCTACCCACAGCCTATGTGGAGCTGATTCGTGGTTTTGTCGGTGACGTAGAAATAATTCCTCCTGCGACAACTGGCAGTACATTTGTGGCCCGTGTTGTGGACTCATGCGATGACAACGCCAGCCCGGTGGCATTTCTGATGGGCCACACAAGCTCCAAGGCATCACCTACAGCGTCTTGTCAACAGATTACAGACACAAACAGGTCTTTGGTGACGTATTCGGTCAACATGTTGACCAGCATCATCACCAAGATGAAAACGAAGGTAGCCTACTCACTGGCTGAGCAGGATTTCTTGGGAAGCATGCCTCCGGGTGTCTACAATTACCTGAGAGCTGCAGCATCGACAAAAATGGAGTCGGCCACCGTGGCTGAGTTAGCAAATATCGCAAGCAATGCGCTCGCATACTACATGCTGTCGGACCTGTTCATCAAAATCCAGCAGCTGCCTGATGCTGTTGCGCATATAAACTCATCATCGGTTGGGGCAAAGTCTGGAGCCGACCCAGCAACATGCCAACTGAGCCTATTGAATCCGACAAAAGCACAATTCGAAGTGGTCCTTGAAAGGATTCACCAGAAAATGCTTGAGATCAAGGAGAACTACACTGCTGTTATGGCCGAATCGAATACGATCGGAGACCTGCAAAGACGAATGCAGGCTGCTGACGAGACGGTGTATGCAGAATTGAAAGGACGCTTCACCAAAGGGATCGCTGATCACCTTGCAAGACGATAA
- a CDS encoding AAA family ATPase: protein MSQTIKAKVTGSRVYNNNWVVLSCEHGGRSFRATGNILQDPESIVGVVCSMEGTWDSHARYGKSFRLSSLTPDGSEMFFFLTRVVKVGEKPAQSMIDMFSDAELTSIMETPARHNELLNVKGIGGSRLGKIIGSWQKYRHIKMLSDFLSPYGLSPGLITRVYNHFEDRAIVIIKGNPYSLTHVNGIGFKKADDVALRLGTDPHDPFRLAACLQFVMASMADDSGNTLVKPEDVISQAAKELDSENGSNIERIELAGELEQMEGREEIVRLGDMLALKRHHATEKRICEALRRRVELPPVPIKSPSETQRFIESIEQKIGITFSEEQVDSIKMVAAGHRTIAVTGYAGTGKSTVSKALIQLLLSKFDEDQVCCMALSGIASDRIRTLSGFNSFTIHSALGWRGQEFEHGPDNQLGYQVIVLDEGSMVNSFIMRNLIEAVDRDAVLILMGDPGQLPPIGAGDPFRNIIESGIIPVARLTRIYRQSDDSVLSFFANDIRRGVVPTGYLQEEGFKDFQFVQKNLPGNYFRLSDKDKVPLREENSQRIIEFIEAKMRAISPYIKNPILDFQLLSPIRKGPLGTEALNDVAQRVFNPGEHEGRAVQVGSVTFKPGDKVVHTLNRDMQIVKAHSLSDYHNNIDSSETKRVFNGSVGVILDGDSDNRELLVAYPEGFIAKYDSLLLSAGVLEMAYALTTHKCQGSEYRFVLIPISSAHTIMLTAQWLYTAVTRAKQKVLMVGQKYMFERACKSLTETRRTTVLEKLISLA, encoded by the coding sequence GTGTCACAAACAATCAAGGCCAAGGTCACCGGTTCTCGTGTCTACAACAATAACTGGGTAGTCCTATCATGCGAGCATGGTGGTCGTTCATTCCGTGCAACAGGAAACATACTACAGGATCCGGAATCTATTGTCGGCGTGGTCTGCTCGATGGAAGGCACATGGGACAGCCATGCCCGCTATGGTAAAAGTTTTCGTTTGTCCTCGCTGACACCAGATGGGTCAGAGATGTTCTTTTTTCTGACTCGGGTAGTTAAAGTTGGTGAAAAGCCAGCGCAGTCCATGATTGACATGTTTTCGGATGCTGAGTTGACATCAATTATGGAAACGCCTGCCAGACATAACGAACTCCTGAATGTGAAGGGTATTGGTGGATCTCGCCTGGGCAAAATCATCGGTTCATGGCAGAAATACCGTCACATCAAGATGCTATCCGATTTTCTTTCGCCTTATGGACTCTCCCCTGGCCTTATCACTCGTGTGTATAACCACTTTGAAGACCGTGCCATAGTGATTATCAAGGGGAATCCGTACTCACTTACCCATGTGAACGGAATCGGTTTTAAAAAAGCAGATGATGTTGCGTTACGACTCGGCACCGATCCGCATGACCCTTTTCGCCTGGCAGCCTGTCTGCAATTCGTGATGGCATCAATGGCCGATGACAGTGGGAACACTCTGGTCAAACCCGAAGACGTTATTAGTCAGGCCGCAAAGGAACTGGATAGCGAAAACGGCAGCAACATTGAGAGAATAGAACTTGCCGGCGAACTCGAACAGATGGAGGGGAGAGAAGAGATCGTTCGCTTGGGTGACATGCTTGCTCTGAAACGGCACCATGCCACGGAAAAGCGAATATGCGAGGCTCTACGGCGCAGGGTTGAGTTGCCACCAGTACCCATCAAATCCCCTTCCGAAACCCAGCGGTTCATAGAATCAATAGAACAAAAAATAGGCATCACCTTTTCCGAAGAGCAGGTTGATTCGATCAAAATGGTTGCGGCCGGTCATCGCACTATTGCTGTCACTGGGTACGCCGGAACCGGCAAGAGCACAGTATCAAAAGCCTTGATTCAACTACTACTGTCCAAGTTCGACGAAGATCAGGTCTGCTGCATGGCGCTTTCCGGTATTGCCTCAGACAGAATCAGAACCCTCTCCGGATTCAACTCTTTCACGATACATTCGGCATTAGGTTGGAGGGGACAAGAGTTTGAACATGGCCCGGATAACCAGCTTGGTTACCAGGTAATCGTCTTGGATGAAGGCAGTATGGTGAACTCGTTTATCATGAGGAATTTGATTGAGGCGGTTGACCGGGATGCTGTCCTGATTCTGATGGGAGATCCTGGGCAGCTTCCCCCCATTGGCGCCGGCGATCCGTTTCGCAACATCATCGAGAGCGGCATTATTCCTGTGGCTCGATTGACCCGAATTTACCGTCAATCAGATGATTCCGTGCTTTCGTTTTTCGCTAACGATATCCGCAGAGGAGTGGTGCCAACAGGTTATCTCCAGGAAGAAGGATTCAAGGATTTTCAGTTTGTCCAAAAGAATCTACCAGGGAATTACTTCCGGTTATCCGACAAGGACAAGGTTCCGTTGCGCGAAGAAAATAGCCAGCGGATCATTGAATTCATTGAAGCAAAAATGCGTGCGATTTCGCCTTACATTAAAAACCCAATCCTTGATTTTCAGCTTCTGTCGCCGATAAGGAAAGGTCCGCTAGGGACAGAGGCGCTTAATGATGTTGCCCAGCGCGTGTTCAATCCAGGAGAGCATGAGGGGAGAGCCGTGCAAGTCGGCAGTGTAACATTCAAACCTGGCGACAAGGTTGTCCATACACTGAACCGTGATATGCAAATAGTAAAGGCTCACAGCTTGAGCGACTATCACAACAACATCGATTCATCGGAAACCAAAAGAGTTTTCAACGGATCAGTTGGTGTTATTCTTGACGGAGATTCCGATAATCGCGAGCTGCTCGTTGCATACCCCGAAGGATTTATTGCAAAATATGACTCGTTGCTGTTGAGCGCAGGGGTTTTAGAAATGGCCTATGCTCTTACCACTCACAAGTGTCAAGGCAGCGAATACCGCTTTGTCCTGATCCCAATCTCGTCAGCACACACGATCATGCTTACCGCACAGTGGCTCTACACTGCTGTCACGCGAGCAAAACAGAAGGTGCTGATGGTGGGTCAAAAATATATGTTCGAAAGGGCTTGCAAGAGCCTAACCGAGACAAGGAGAACAACGGTTTTGGAAAAACTGATTTCCTTAGCATAA
- a CDS encoding methyl-accepting chemotaxis protein, whose protein sequence is MLKSWFYQQSIATKMFISVAFVMVFAIVMGSFSIYQISTFIDLLQQYATKYNIPNEIVAKEISQFETLRNLIAGMLVLGVIVCYYVAHFTIKNVICKSLWYAQQALERIADGDLTQNINVKSNEEIGMLFAAMKRIIEKLREVSSDINRLTHTLAENSNSLLQTTQEMNHNAHEQAHQTSQVSSASLEMSQTLLDIAGSAEQATVAATETAEAANNGLAAVAEVMGEMQKIANSVQESSTTIGKLGESSVQIGNIVGTIEDVADQTNLLALNAAIEAARAGEQGRGFAVVADEVRALAERTARATREIAEMIKNIQKDTEQAVAGMASSKRDADGGLARTEEANQALEAIVRASSNSMDIIVRIATATEEESAVTAEVSSSIEKIATGTRSTEESAEQIEESAKLLSALSADLEKSAAWFRV, encoded by the coding sequence ATGTTAAAATCATGGTTCTATCAACAATCAATTGCCACAAAAATGTTTATTTCAGTCGCTTTTGTGATGGTTTTCGCCATAGTAATGGGATCGTTTTCTATATATCAAATTAGTACATTTATCGATCTTCTTCAACAATATGCAACGAAGTACAACATTCCAAATGAAATAGTAGCCAAAGAGATTAGTCAATTCGAAACGCTCCGTAATCTAATAGCTGGTATGCTGGTCTTGGGTGTTATTGTCTGTTATTATGTAGCTCACTTTACTATCAAGAACGTCATCTGTAAGTCTCTCTGGTATGCTCAACAGGCTCTTGAAAGGATTGCTGATGGTGACCTCACTCAAAACATAAATGTGAAGAGTAACGAGGAAATCGGAATGCTTTTCGCTGCAATGAAAAGGATCATTGAAAAGCTGAGGGAAGTTTCTTCCGATATTAATCGACTCACCCATACTCTTGCAGAAAACTCAAACAGCCTCTTGCAGACCACGCAGGAGATGAATCACAACGCCCACGAACAGGCTCACCAGACCAGCCAGGTGTCTAGCGCTTCTCTTGAGATGTCCCAAACTCTCCTGGACATTGCTGGCAGCGCTGAACAGGCAACAGTTGCCGCAACAGAAACCGCCGAGGCTGCAAATAATGGTCTTGCCGCAGTTGCCGAGGTTATGGGTGAAATGCAAAAAATCGCCAATTCGGTTCAGGAATCATCAACAACCATTGGCAAGTTGGGTGAATCAAGTGTTCAGATCGGGAATATCGTGGGGACTATTGAGGACGTGGCGGACCAGACCAACCTGCTGGCTCTTAATGCTGCCATCGAGGCGGCCCGGGCCGGTGAACAGGGACGAGGTTTCGCTGTTGTCGCTGACGAGGTGAGGGCGCTGGCTGAACGCACAGCTCGGGCTACCAGAGAAATCGCCGAGATGATCAAAAACATTCAGAAGGATACGGAGCAGGCGGTTGCTGGCATGGCATCCAGTAAACGCGATGCAGACGGAGGCCTGGCAAGAACTGAAGAAGCAAATCAGGCCTTGGAAGCGATTGTGAGAGCATCAAGCAACAGCATGGACATAATCGTGAGGATTGCAACAGCAACCGAAGAAGAGTCCGCTGTGACTGCCGAGGTTTCGTCAAGTATCGAGAAAATTGCCACCGGTACGCGGTCTACCGAAGAGTCTGCAGAACAAATTGAAGAATCTGCAAAGCTGCTGTCGGCCCTCTCTGCTGATCTTGAGAAATCGGCCGCGTGGTTCAGGGTTTGA
- a CDS encoding MucR family transcriptional regulator: MTQSLVELTASIVSAHASGSQMSKEDLLGEINAVYSSLKALEGGTPEALEASEPASQAPALTIRKAFKDDQIGCMICGKTGFKTLTRHLKQAHDLKPGQYRKQFNISPTQALTAKNYSEARRAAAKENNLAANLEKARAVRASKKTKK, translated from the coding sequence ATGACTCAATCTCTTGTCGAACTTACTGCAAGTATTGTTTCAGCTCACGCATCAGGCTCACAGATGTCGAAGGAAGACCTGCTTGGTGAGATCAATGCAGTCTATTCGTCTCTGAAGGCGCTGGAGGGTGGAACGCCGGAAGCGCTGGAAGCAAGTGAACCTGCCTCTCAGGCCCCCGCCCTGACTATACGCAAGGCTTTCAAGGATGATCAGATCGGGTGCATGATCTGTGGCAAGACCGGATTCAAGACCTTGACCAGGCACTTGAAGCAGGCCCACGATCTCAAGCCCGGCCAGTACCGCAAGCAGTTCAATATTTCCCCAACACAGGCGTTGACTGCGAAGAACTACTCCGAGGCCCGCCGCGCTGCTGCCAAAGAGAACAACCTGGCCGCCAATCTAGAAAAAGCCAGAGCGGTCAGAGCATCAAAAAAAACCAAGAAGTAA
- a CDS encoding 3'-5' exonuclease gives MNVPKHEMDALKLLEASQKYRILRRLDIMQHPGLTGKPITGKTRRVGLCIDTETTGFNFSDDVIIELGIVAFEYDAMTGEISRIVDTYSGFEDPCRPLDPEVTAVTGITDDMLAGQSLDDAAVGKIVSQASLCFCHNCKFDRSFLERRFPEFEKLPFACTMSQIDWKNELVTSRTLEYLLYKCGACFIDAHRALNDAEGLLGLLLENLPVSKLSVFKTVLENARKPSFKIMAYNSAYSAKDSLRDRKYHWEPGGDGKIKTWWTVVSEKDLDNEITFLNNIAYTNGTDDVEIIKIDAFNRFSRRE, from the coding sequence ATGAATGTCCCGAAACATGAAATGGATGCATTGAAACTGCTCGAAGCATCACAGAAATATCGTATCCTTCGACGCCTGGACATCATGCAGCACCCTGGTCTCACGGGAAAACCAATCACCGGGAAGACGAGGCGGGTAGGCCTGTGTATCGATACAGAGACAACAGGCTTCAACTTCTCTGATGATGTGATTATCGAGCTTGGCATTGTGGCGTTCGAGTATGACGCCATGACAGGGGAAATCAGCAGGATCGTGGACACATATTCGGGTTTCGAAGATCCGTGCCGTCCCCTGGACCCGGAAGTGACGGCAGTTACGGGTATCACTGACGACATGCTTGCCGGCCAGTCGCTAGATGATGCGGCTGTTGGAAAGATTGTAAGTCAAGCAAGTCTATGTTTTTGTCACAACTGCAAATTTGACCGTTCCTTTTTGGAGAGAAGGTTTCCTGAGTTTGAGAAGCTCCCTTTTGCATGCACTATGTCGCAGATAGACTGGAAAAATGAGCTCGTTACATCTCGGACTTTAGAGTATTTGTTATACAAATGTGGAGCGTGTTTCATTGATGCACATCGTGCGCTCAATGATGCAGAAGGACTGTTAGGATTGCTCCTAGAGAATTTACCAGTTTCTAAGTTATCTGTATTTAAAACAGTTTTGGAAAATGCCAGAAAACCAAGCTTTAAGATCATGGCCTACAACTCAGCATATTCGGCAAAAGATTCGCTGAGGGATAGAAAATACCACTGGGAGCCTGGAGGTGATGGAAAGATAAAAACTTGGTGGACAGTTGTTTCTGAAAAAGACCTTGATAACGAGATTACGTTTCTTAACAATATCGCCTATACCAATGGAACAGATGATGTTGAGATAATAAAAATTGATGCGTTCAATAGATTTTCACGAAGAGAGTAG
- a CDS encoding helix-turn-helix domain-containing protein — MHPFHVSGHSFAASFAGILPVDHQYLSVYCYCIICETNTVANQKSIIYNASMLFELGKKIREERKHRKLSQAQVAAALGMSRTTISQIEMGTVQDIGVRKLIRVLEYLGLELQVRAAGAPPTLEELRSEQP; from the coding sequence ATGCATCCATTTCATGTTTCGGGACATTCATTTGCCGCCTCCTTCGCAGGTATTTTGCCTGTAGATCACCAATACCTTTCTGTGTACTGTTATTGCATTATATGCGAAACAAATACGGTTGCAAACCAAAAAAGCATCATATACAATGCAAGCATGTTATTCGAGCTGGGAAAAAAAATCCGTGAAGAGCGGAAGCACAGAAAACTTTCACAAGCACAAGTCGCCGCAGCTCTTGGTATGAGTCGGACCACTATCAGCCAAATCGAGATGGGGACAGTGCAGGATATTGGGGTACGCAAGCTGATTCGGGTACTGGAGTATCTGGGGCTTGAGTTGCAAGTACGGGCTGCTGGAGCGCCTCCGACGCTTGAAGAGTTGAGGAGCGAACAGCCATAG
- a CDS encoding type II toxin-antitoxin system HipA family toxin, translating into MTITPHTLAVWADDQRAGLLDRSIDQHQYVFAYDPAAESPSAQVSLTMPVRLESWASRDLHPIFQMNLPEGALLEAIRRTVSKLIGEDDLTILRVTGGNQVGRNRFSLAADPAPGIVETKESLDELLSYPDTEELFNDLVAKYALRSGVSGVQPKVMLDATERGTAAVGGYIVKSWGSEYPQLAANEFFCMTAAKRAGLSVPEFHLSENGGLFVMKRFDLGERGEPLGFEDICSLQALATTRKYSSTYERVARTIKDFVSPAALLVAREQFFASLVLSCMVRNGDAHLKNFGVLYDRPGQLVQLAPVYDVVTTTAYIPKDVPALSLFGTKKWWSRRALERFAVSHLSLPVGRVGQILEKVAEAVTDTRGIVSAYMVEHPEYREVGNLQLASWEVGVANLVLI; encoded by the coding sequence ATGACAATCACGCCACACACCCTTGCTGTCTGGGCGGACGACCAGAGAGCCGGCCTCCTGGATCGATCTATTGATCAGCATCAGTATGTGTTCGCATACGACCCGGCTGCCGAGTCTCCGTCGGCTCAAGTCTCGCTGACCATGCCCGTGCGGCTGGAGAGCTGGGCGAGCCGTGACCTGCATCCGATATTCCAAATGAACCTACCTGAGGGGGCGCTCCTGGAGGCAATCCGGAGGACTGTTTCGAAACTGATCGGCGAAGACGATCTAACGATTCTTCGGGTGACTGGTGGCAACCAGGTCGGACGTAACCGTTTCTCTCTCGCGGCTGACCCGGCGCCCGGGATCGTAGAAACCAAAGAGTCATTGGATGAGTTGCTGTCGTATCCGGACACAGAAGAGTTGTTCAACGATCTGGTGGCGAAGTATGCCCTGCGCTCCGGGGTATCTGGTGTTCAGCCGAAGGTGATGCTCGATGCGACGGAACGAGGAACCGCCGCCGTCGGTGGCTACATCGTGAAGTCCTGGGGGAGCGAGTATCCCCAGTTGGCGGCGAATGAGTTCTTTTGCATGACCGCGGCAAAACGCGCAGGCCTCTCGGTCCCGGAATTCCATTTGTCTGAAAACGGTGGGCTGTTCGTGATGAAGCGCTTTGATCTGGGAGAAAGGGGGGAGCCACTCGGCTTTGAGGACATATGCTCCTTGCAGGCCTTGGCTACAACCCGGAAATACAGCAGCACCTACGAACGTGTTGCGCGGACGATCAAGGATTTCGTTTCCCCAGCAGCTCTACTGGTCGCGCGTGAGCAGTTTTTCGCTTCACTCGTGCTGTCCTGTATGGTACGCAATGGGGACGCCCACCTGAAGAATTTTGGTGTCCTGTATGATCGCCCCGGTCAGCTGGTCCAATTGGCGCCCGTCTATGATGTGGTGACAACCACGGCGTATATCCCAAAGGACGTGCCGGCACTCAGTCTGTTTGGGACAAAGAAATGGTGGTCACGGAGAGCGCTAGAGCGCTTCGCTGTGTCTCATCTGAGTTTGCCTGTCGGGAGGGTGGGGCAGATCCTGGAGAAGGTCGCCGAGGCGGTGACCGATACCCGGGGGATCGTATCAGCTTACATGGTGGAGCACCCAGAGTATCGAGAGGTGGGGAACCTGCAGCTTGCGTCTTGGGAAGTCGGCGTGGCAAATTTAGTGCTGATATGA